From a single Osmerus mordax isolate fOsmMor3 chromosome 6, fOsmMor3.pri, whole genome shotgun sequence genomic region:
- the LOC136944618 gene encoding putative nuclease HARBI1 isoform X2: protein MATRAAYFSPSEAQILMEAYEEVKDIIKKKGNTATVIKQREKAWQSIADRLNALNMNGPKRTWQQVKIKYKNILQNAVKKNTHRQGTGGGSPKADLTPAEDMALELNKGRPVLEGIPGGKETSIGSSQDATRFIQVSGSTVFLLEPPAQAPDDADPGEGPSAAATAHDGDDDEEETISLDSRRHEDPDAIQWENQPGNISSQAIRKLYGNHLRRQIELADIDIQYKKKKMENLALESEIKKRTIRKLDLEIKKLERELQEDDTADDHLYERYRFSADGIRYLCRLLGPRIKHRTARSHALSVEQMVCVALRFFASGAFLYSVGDAEQLNKATICRTIRSVCLAIKALADVFISFPGHRRLCDIKEEFYRIAVDCTHIRIKAPSGAHEADFVNRKSFHSINVQMVCNADCVISNVVAKWPGSVHDSRIFRASEIYQCLSQGEFSGVLLGDRGYGCQPFLLTPFTDPQEAQQAYNHAHARTRARVEMTFGLLKARFHCLHKLRVSPVRACDITVACAVLHNVACLRKERAPRVPPAMDWDNPAIFPDDDSGRLLRDQYVLNYFS, encoded by the exons atggcaactagagccgcgtacttttccccgtcggaagcacaaatcctcatggaggcatacgaggaggtaaaagatataattaagaagaaaggcaacaccgccacagtgataaagcaaagagaaaaagcgtggcaaagtattgcagaccgcctgaatgc attaaacatgaacgggccaaaacggacatggcagcaggtcaaaatcaaatacaagaacattctgcagaatg cagtgaaaaagaatacccacagacaaggcacgggtggtgggtcaccaaaggctgaccttaccccagcagaggacatggccttggagctaaataaaggcaggcccgtcttagaggggatccctggggggaaagagacgagcataggttcctcccaagatgccacccgcttcattcaag tgtctggcagcactgtgttcctgttagagccaccagcacaagcaccagacgatgctgatcca ggtgaaggccccagtgcagcagcaacagcacatgatggagacgatgatgaggaggagaccatctctctggattccagaaggcatgag gacccagatgctatacagtgggaaaaccagcctggcaacata agctcacaagctatcagaaagttgtatggcaaccacctccggcgccaaatagaactggcagacatagacattcagtacaagaagaaaaagatggaaaatcttgcactggagtccgaaataaaaaagaggacaattaggaaactggaccttgaaataaaaaaacttgagagggag ctccaagaagatgacacagctga tgaccatctatatgaaagatacaggttttctgcagatggcatcaggtatctatgcagactactgggtcccaggattaagcaccgcactgcacggagccatgcactgagtgtggagcaaatggtttgtgtggccttgcgcttttttgctagtggagccttcctgtactcagtgggggatgcagaacagctgaacaaggccacaatttgccgcacaataaggagtgtgtgtctggctatcaaagcattagcagatgtcttcatctccttccctggccacagaagactctgtgacatcaaagaggagttctataggattgcag tggactgcacacacataaggataaaagccccctcaggtgcccatgaggccgattttgtgaataggaaatcctttcacagcattaatgttcag atggtctgcaatgctgactgtgtgatcagcaatgttgtggcaaaatggcctggctcagtccatgactccagaatctttcgggcctctgaaatctatcagtgcctatcacaag gtgaattctctggtgtgttgctgggagacagggggtatggctgccagccttttctcctgacacctttcacagacccccaggaagcacagcaggcctacaaccatgcccatgccaggaccagggccagagttgaaatgacctttggcctcctgaaggcacgctttcactgccttcacaaattaagggtcagccctgttagggcatgtgatattactgtggcttgtgctgtcctccacaatgtggcctgcctgaggaaggagagggcccccagagtgccaccagccatggactgggacaatccggcaatcttccctgatgacgacagtggtcggctgctgagggaccaatatgtgttgaattattttagttag
- the LOC136944618 gene encoding uncharacterized protein isoform X3 codes for MATRAAYFSPSEAQILMEAYEEVKDIIKKKGNTATVIKQREKAWQSIADRLNALNMNGPKRTWQQVKIKYKNILQNAVKKNTHRQGTGGGSPKADLTPAEDMALELNKGRPVLEGIPGGKETSIGSSQDATRFIQVSGSTVFLLEPPAQAPDDADPGEGPSAAATAHDGDDDEEETISLDSRRHEDPDAIQWENQPGNISSQAIRKLYGNHLRRQIELADIDIQYKKKKMENLALESEIKKRTIRKLDLEIKKLERELQEDDTADDHLYERYRFSADGISGAFLYSVGDAEQLNKATICRTIRSVCLAIKALADVFISFPGHRRLCDIKEEFYRIAGFPNVIGAVDCTHIRIKAPSGAHEADFVNRKSFHSINVQMVCNADCVISNVVAKWPGSVHDSRIFRASEIYQCLSQGEFSGVLLGDRGYGCQPFLLTPFTDPQEAQQAYNHAHARTRARVEMTFGLLKARFHCLHKLRVSPVRACDITVACAVLHNVACLRKERAPRVPPAMDWDNPAIFPDDDSGRLLRDQYVLNYFS; via the exons atggcaactagagccgcgtacttttccccgtcggaagcacaaatcctcatggaggcatacgaggaggtaaaagatataattaagaagaaaggcaacaccgccacagtgataaagcaaagagaaaaagcgtggcaaagtattgcagaccgcctgaatgc attaaacatgaacgggccaaaacggacatggcagcaggtcaaaatcaaatacaagaacattctgcagaatg cagtgaaaaagaatacccacagacaaggcacgggtggtgggtcaccaaaggctgaccttaccccagcagaggacatggccttggagctaaataaaggcaggcccgtcttagaggggatccctggggggaaagagacgagcataggttcctcccaagatgccacccgcttcattcaag tgtctggcagcactgtgttcctgttagagccaccagcacaagcaccagacgatgctgatcca ggtgaaggccccagtgcagcagcaacagcacatgatggagacgatgatgaggaggagaccatctctctggattccagaaggcatgag gacccagatgctatacagtgggaaaaccagcctggcaacata agctcacaagctatcagaaagttgtatggcaaccacctccggcgccaaatagaactggcagacatagacattcagtacaagaagaaaaagatggaaaatcttgcactggagtccgaaataaaaaagaggacaattaggaaactggaccttgaaataaaaaaacttgagagggag ctccaagaagatgacacagctga tgaccatctatatgaaagatacaggttttctgcagatggcatcag tggagccttcctgtactcagtgggggatgcagaacagctgaacaaggccacaatttgccgcacaataaggagtgtgtgtctggctatcaaagcattagcagatgtcttcatctccttccctggccacagaagactctgtgacatcaaagaggagttctataggattgcag gtttccccaatgtcattggtgcagtggactgcacacacataaggataaaagccccctcaggtgcccatgaggccgattttgtgaataggaaatcctttcacagcattaatgttcag atggtctgcaatgctgactgtgtgatcagcaatgttgtggcaaaatggcctggctcagtccatgactccagaatctttcgggcctctgaaatctatcagtgcctatcacaag gtgaattctctggtgtgttgctgggagacagggggtatggctgccagccttttctcctgacacctttcacagacccccaggaagcacagcaggcctacaaccatgcccatgccaggaccagggccagagttgaaatgacctttggcctcctgaaggcacgctttcactgccttcacaaattaagggtcagccctgttagggcatgtgatattactgtggcttgtgctgtcctccacaatgtggcctgcctgaggaaggagagggcccccagagtgccaccagccatggactgggacaatccggcaatcttccctgatgacgacagtggtcggctgctgagggaccaatatgtgttgaattattttagttag
- the LOC136944618 gene encoding putative nuclease HARBI1 isoform X1 codes for MATRAAYFSPSEAQILMEAYEEVKDIIKKKGNTATVIKQREKAWQSIADRLNALNMNGPKRTWQQVKIKYKNILQNAVKKNTHRQGTGGGSPKADLTPAEDMALELNKGRPVLEGIPGGKETSIGSSQDATRFIQVSGSTVFLLEPPAQAPDDADPGEGPSAAATAHDGDDDEEETISLDSRRHEDPDAIQWENQPGNISSQAIRKLYGNHLRRQIELADIDIQYKKKKMENLALESEIKKRTIRKLDLEIKKLERELQEDDTADDHLYERYRFSADGIRYLCRLLGPRIKHRTARSHALSVEQMVCVALRFFASGAFLYSVGDAEQLNKATICRTIRSVCLAIKALADVFISFPGHRRLCDIKEEFYRIAGFPNVIGAVDCTHIRIKAPSGAHEADFVNRKSFHSINVQMVCNADCVISNVVAKWPGSVHDSRIFRASEIYQCLSQGEFSGVLLGDRGYGCQPFLLTPFTDPQEAQQAYNHAHARTRARVEMTFGLLKARFHCLHKLRVSPVRACDITVACAVLHNVACLRKERAPRVPPAMDWDNPAIFPDDDSGRLLRDQYVLNYFS; via the exons atggcaactagagccgcgtacttttccccgtcggaagcacaaatcctcatggaggcatacgaggaggtaaaagatataattaagaagaaaggcaacaccgccacagtgataaagcaaagagaaaaagcgtggcaaagtattgcagaccgcctgaatgc attaaacatgaacgggccaaaacggacatggcagcaggtcaaaatcaaatacaagaacattctgcagaatg cagtgaaaaagaatacccacagacaaggcacgggtggtgggtcaccaaaggctgaccttaccccagcagaggacatggccttggagctaaataaaggcaggcccgtcttagaggggatccctggggggaaagagacgagcataggttcctcccaagatgccacccgcttcattcaag tgtctggcagcactgtgttcctgttagagccaccagcacaagcaccagacgatgctgatcca ggtgaaggccccagtgcagcagcaacagcacatgatggagacgatgatgaggaggagaccatctctctggattccagaaggcatgag gacccagatgctatacagtgggaaaaccagcctggcaacata agctcacaagctatcagaaagttgtatggcaaccacctccggcgccaaatagaactggcagacatagacattcagtacaagaagaaaaagatggaaaatcttgcactggagtccgaaataaaaaagaggacaattaggaaactggaccttgaaataaaaaaacttgagagggag ctccaagaagatgacacagctga tgaccatctatatgaaagatacaggttttctgcagatggcatcaggtatctatgcagactactgggtcccaggattaagcaccgcactgcacggagccatgcactgagtgtggagcaaatggtttgtgtggccttgcgcttttttgctagtggagccttcctgtactcagtgggggatgcagaacagctgaacaaggccacaatttgccgcacaataaggagtgtgtgtctggctatcaaagcattagcagatgtcttcatctccttccctggccacagaagactctgtgacatcaaagaggagttctataggattgcag gtttccccaatgtcattggtgcagtggactgcacacacataaggataaaagccccctcaggtgcccatgaggccgattttgtgaataggaaatcctttcacagcattaatgttcag atggtctgcaatgctgactgtgtgatcagcaatgttgtggcaaaatggcctggctcagtccatgactccagaatctttcgggcctctgaaatctatcagtgcctatcacaag gtgaattctctggtgtgttgctgggagacagggggtatggctgccagccttttctcctgacacctttcacagacccccaggaagcacagcaggcctacaaccatgcccatgccaggaccagggccagagttgaaatgacctttggcctcctgaaggcacgctttcactgccttcacaaattaagggtcagccctgttagggcatgtgatattactgtggcttgtgctgtcctccacaatgtggcctgcctgaggaaggagagggcccccagagtgccaccagccatggactgggacaatccggcaatcttccctgatgacgacagtggtcggctgctgagggaccaatatgtgttgaattattttagttag